In one window of Aminivibrio pyruvatiphilus DNA:
- a CDS encoding transketolase produces MKLPVLRNFPAGSLDDAMVRALEEAAARCRRNAVTMVTLADSGHPAGSLSSTEMYLTVYGVADLTPENCSGLDRDYVSVSHGHTSPGAYAALAEWGFFPAMEAIAHFRRCGSPFQGHVERDVPGIDWGSGNLGQGLSAGVGFALAQKARGNGKRTYVLMGDGGQTKGQSAEARRIAVKENLANITALVDWNNIQISGTLETVMPADIPALWKADGWNVLECDGHSFRELYAALRLSASCDRPTVILCRTVMGRGVSFMENTPEFHGKAPRTELYVQAMKELGGDPSLLDEARKLRESAPVPAGRHVEPARADLDLGEPVTYGTDKKTDNRSAFGTALADIGEKNYESEGRTPLLVFDCDLAGSVKTGDFAKKCPDWFIQAGIQEHSTATAAGAASTAGVVSLWADFGVFGLSEAYNQQRLNDINSANLKTVLTHVGLDVGEDGKTHQAIDYVGLLRNTFGWKLVVPGDPNQTDRATRWALGEAGCVCIAMGRSKLGVLADEKGDPLFGGEYRFRYGEAVRVRPGKDGAIFALGAMTERAVKARDILRENHGMEVAVYCVSSPLVPDDEALREAAGTGRILTCEDHSVNSGMGSILAARMTELGLSASFRAVGVHTYGESGSSPDVISAMGLDEVSLAKVFESLPGK; encoded by the coding sequence ATGAAACTTCCCGTACTGAGGAATTTTCCCGCCGGCTCCCTCGATGACGCCATGGTCCGCGCCCTCGAGGAAGCCGCAGCACGCTGCAGACGAAACGCCGTCACCATGGTCACTCTTGCCGACAGCGGCCACCCTGCCGGTTCCCTCTCGAGCACGGAAATGTACCTCACCGTCTACGGTGTGGCGGACCTGACGCCGGAAAACTGTTCGGGACTTGACCGGGACTATGTTTCCGTCAGCCACGGCCATACATCGCCGGGAGCCTACGCCGCCCTCGCGGAATGGGGCTTCTTCCCGGCCATGGAGGCCATAGCCCATTTCCGGCGCTGCGGTTCCCCCTTCCAGGGTCACGTGGAGCGGGACGTGCCGGGCATCGACTGGGGAAGCGGCAACCTGGGGCAGGGGCTTTCCGCAGGCGTGGGGTTTGCCCTCGCCCAGAAAGCCCGCGGGAACGGCAAGCGAACCTACGTCCTCATGGGGGACGGGGGCCAGACCAAAGGGCAGAGCGCCGAAGCCCGGCGGATCGCCGTCAAGGAAAATCTCGCCAATATCACCGCCCTGGTGGACTGGAACAATATCCAGATCTCCGGCACCCTGGAAACGGTCATGCCTGCTGACATCCCCGCTCTCTGGAAAGCCGACGGATGGAACGTGCTGGAATGCGACGGGCACTCCTTCCGGGAACTTTACGCCGCCCTCCGCCTGAGCGCGTCCTGTGACCGGCCCACGGTGATCCTGTGCCGCACCGTCATGGGCAGGGGAGTATCCTTTATGGAGAACACTCCGGAATTCCACGGCAAGGCTCCCCGGACGGAGCTGTACGTCCAGGCCATGAAAGAGCTCGGCGGCGACCCGTCCCTTCTCGACGAAGCGAGGAAACTCCGTGAGTCTGCACCGGTCCCCGCAGGAAGGCACGTGGAGCCCGCCAGGGCTGATCTCGACCTGGGCGAGCCCGTCACCTACGGAACGGACAAGAAGACGGACAACCGCTCCGCCTTCGGCACGGCCCTCGCTGACATCGGGGAGAAGAATTACGAAAGTGAAGGAAGGACACCCCTTCTCGTCTTCGACTGCGACCTTGCCGGATCGGTGAAGACAGGGGATTTCGCGAAGAAGTGCCCCGACTGGTTCATCCAGGCGGGCATCCAGGAACATTCCACCGCCACCGCCGCAGGGGCCGCCTCCACGGCGGGAGTGGTCTCCCTGTGGGCCGATTTCGGCGTCTTCGGTCTTTCGGAAGCCTACAACCAGCAGCGACTGAACGACATAAACTCGGCGAACCTCAAGACAGTGCTCACCCACGTGGGCCTCGACGTGGGCGAGGACGGCAAGACCCACCAGGCCATAGATTACGTGGGGCTGCTCCGGAACACCTTCGGCTGGAAGCTCGTGGTGCCCGGAGACCCCAACCAGACTGACAGGGCCACCCGCTGGGCCCTCGGCGAGGCGGGGTGCGTCTGCATCGCCATGGGCCGGAGCAAGCTCGGAGTTCTGGCCGATGAAAAAGGAGACCCTCTCTTCGGCGGGGAGTACCGCTTCCGCTACGGAGAAGCTGTCCGGGTGAGACCCGGGAAGGACGGTGCCATTTTCGCCCTCGGCGCCATGACGGAGCGGGCCGTGAAGGCCCGGGACATTCTCCGGGAAAATCACGGTATGGAGGTGGCGGTGTACTGTGTTTCCAGCCCTCTCGTGCCGGACGACGAAGCCCTGCGGGAAGCGGCGGGCACAGGCCGCATTCTCACCTGCGAGGATCACTCGGTGAACAGCGGCATGGGGTCCATTCTCGCCGCCCGGATGACGGAACTTGGCCTCAGCGCATCCTTCAGGGCCGTGGGAGTGCACACCTACGGGGAGTCCGGCAGCTCCCCCGACGTCATCTCCGCCATGGGGCTCGACGAGGTATCCCTGGCGAAAGTCTTCGAGTCCCTGCCGGGAAAATAG
- a CDS encoding epoxyqueuosine reductase QueH, with protein sequence MEHRLLLHACCAPDATVPLADLAEEGYAVTLYWYGANIHPAGEEEKRKGALGSLAAGRVPVIVENLFIPSWMEAAAPLGAEPEGGKRCALCFRLQLEGAARAAVREGIQRLCTTLTISPHKDAALINAIGEETARSFGLRWLPRVFRKQNGFVRSVAMSKELGLYRQSYCGCIFSLRRGEAHESVSGGETSPGSA encoded by the coding sequence GTGGAGCATCGGCTTCTTCTCCACGCATGCTGCGCCCCGGACGCCACGGTGCCCCTCGCCGATCTTGCGGAAGAGGGGTATGCCGTGACGCTCTACTGGTACGGTGCCAATATCCACCCTGCAGGAGAAGAAGAAAAACGCAAGGGAGCCCTCGGCTCCCTTGCGGCAGGGAGAGTGCCGGTCATAGTGGAGAATCTTTTCATCCCTTCGTGGATGGAGGCGGCCGCGCCCCTTGGAGCGGAACCGGAAGGAGGGAAGCGGTGCGCCCTCTGCTTCAGGCTCCAGCTCGAGGGAGCGGCCCGGGCGGCCGTCAGGGAGGGGATCCAGCGGCTCTGCACCACCCTGACCATCAGCCCCCACAAGGACGCCGCACTCATCAACGCCATCGGGGAGGAAACGGCCCGCTCCTTCGGCCTCCGGTGGCTTCCGAGGGTCTTCCGGAAACAAAACGGTTTTGTCCGCTCCGTCGCCATGTCGAAGGAGCTTGGTCTCTACAGGCAGTCCTACTGCGGCTGCATTTTCAGCCTGCGAAGAGGTGAAGCACATGAATCAGTCTCCGGTGGGGAAACTTCCCCCGGGTCAGCTTGA
- a CDS encoding AIR synthase-related protein, which yields MNQSPVGKLPPGQLEGSIFRFCGASRPEVLIGPGIGEDAALIRWPDGKYVAVASDPIVGASAGAGKFLVHINANDIACKGGDPSFFVVTLLIPSRQGISMVEGLMREIHEACLSIGAAVVGGHTELTDRYDQPVLVGTMMGPTEYVHRATDILPGDRLILTKHAGLEGMAILASDRPDLLEPFIGPDGVREAAGWLNAISVLEEAKCLRDLARFLHDPTEGGIGGGIAEIMRLSGLGAELDYGKIPLSPLTERARQGLGFDPFHLISSGVLLAVVAPEHEEEALARLEKKGIPAASAGRFVQGPGNCPDSVAEELWSLLGRPREE from the coding sequence ATGAATCAGTCTCCGGTGGGGAAACTTCCCCCGGGTCAGCTTGAAGGAAGCATTTTCCGGTTCTGCGGTGCATCCCGTCCGGAGGTGCTTATCGGTCCCGGCATAGGGGAGGACGCCGCGCTCATCAGGTGGCCGGACGGAAAGTACGTGGCCGTGGCCTCCGACCCCATCGTCGGCGCGTCCGCCGGGGCGGGGAAATTTCTCGTCCACATCAATGCCAACGACATCGCCTGCAAGGGAGGGGATCCTTCATTTTTCGTGGTTACCCTCCTCATTCCCTCCAGGCAGGGCATTTCCATGGTAGAGGGGCTCATGAGGGAGATCCACGAGGCATGTCTCTCCATAGGGGCGGCAGTGGTGGGCGGCCACACGGAACTTACGGACCGCTACGACCAGCCTGTTCTCGTGGGGACCATGATGGGCCCCACGGAATACGTCCACCGGGCCACGGACATCCTTCCCGGGGACAGGCTGATTCTCACGAAACATGCCGGCCTCGAGGGCATGGCCATCCTCGCTTCGGACAGGCCCGACCTCCTGGAGCCCTTCATCGGCCCTGATGGTGTCCGTGAAGCCGCCGGCTGGCTGAACGCCATCTCTGTCCTCGAGGAAGCGAAGTGCCTCCGGGACCTCGCCAGGTTTCTCCACGACCCAACCGAGGGCGGCATAGGGGGCGGCATTGCGGAGATCATGCGGCTCAGCGGTCTCGGCGCGGAGCTGGACTACGGGAAAATCCCCCTCTCGCCCCTGACGGAGCGGGCACGGCAGGGCCTGGGGTTCGATCCCTTTCATCTTATCTCCTCCGGGGTCCTCCTGGCGGTGGTGGCTCCCGAACACGAAGAAGAAGCCCTTGCGAGACTGGAGAAGAAAGGCATTCCCGCCGCTTCGGCAGGACGGTTCGTCCAGGGGCCGGGGAACTGCCCTGACAGCGTCGCCGAGGAATTGTGGAGCCTGCTCGGCCGGCCGAGGGAAGAATGA
- a CDS encoding aminopeptidase P family protein: MNREGIPGRVARLRERLRREGADVFVLVVTERYNGESMGYLSGFRGSSGALVVSEDRNYLLTDGRYALQARAESPFDSIILDGGSLQDKTAEILRQGGWKTAGFEAERLSVSFFSALEPSVPAWKDCSGLLPALRRRKDEGEAAIIRKAADLAYDTYREVLETVREGMTEKEFNALLEYNLRKNGAEGGWKNNSFIVASGERSALPHGVPTGRAFRKGDIVTVDFGATVEGYMSDLTRNFSLGPLSPQGRDIQDTLLEAHLRAAEAIRPGAECRAVDAVARDVVTRRGWGKHFPHGLGHGLGLEVHEAPRLSPHSRDVLEEGDVVTVEPGIYIQGWGGMRIEDDYLVTAGGAVCLSGGKGREAPAL, translated from the coding sequence ATGAACAGGGAAGGAATTCCCGGACGGGTTGCCCGTCTCCGGGAGCGTCTCCGGCGGGAAGGAGCTGACGTCTTCGTCCTTGTGGTGACGGAGCGGTACAACGGCGAGTCCATGGGCTACCTGAGCGGCTTCCGGGGGAGCAGCGGCGCCCTCGTCGTGTCGGAGGACAGGAACTACCTGCTCACCGACGGCCGCTACGCCCTCCAGGCCCGGGCTGAATCGCCTTTCGACAGTATCATCCTCGACGGCGGATCCCTGCAGGACAAAACGGCCGAGATCCTGCGCCAGGGAGGGTGGAAAACCGCCGGTTTTGAAGCGGAGCGGCTCTCTGTGTCCTTTTTCAGCGCTCTCGAACCGTCGGTGCCTGCCTGGAAGGACTGTTCCGGTCTGCTGCCGGCACTCCGCCGAAGGAAGGACGAAGGGGAAGCGGCCATCATCCGGAAGGCTGCCGACCTGGCCTACGATACCTACAGGGAGGTCCTGGAGACAGTACGGGAGGGTATGACGGAAAAGGAGTTCAATGCCCTGCTTGAATACAACCTGAGGAAAAACGGCGCCGAAGGAGGATGGAAGAACAACAGCTTCATCGTCGCCTCCGGCGAGCGGAGCGCCCTGCCCCACGGGGTGCCCACCGGAAGGGCTTTCCGGAAGGGTGACATCGTCACCGTGGATTTCGGAGCCACGGTGGAGGGGTATATGTCCGACCTGACCAGAAACTTTTCTCTCGGTCCCCTCTCCCCTCAGGGCAGGGATATCCAGGACACCCTCCTGGAAGCCCATCTGCGGGCTGCGGAAGCCATCCGTCCCGGCGCGGAATGCAGGGCCGTGGATGCTGTGGCCAGGGATGTGGTCACCCGGCGGGGATGGGGAAAGCATTTCCCTCACGGCCTCGGACACGGTCTCGGCCTGGAGGTTCACGAGGCGCCGAGGCTCTCTCCCCACTCAAGGGACGTTCTCGAGGAAGGGGACGTGGTCACCGTGGAGCCGGGCATCTACATCCAGGGCTGGGGCGGCATGAGGATCGAGGACGACTACCTCGTCACCGCCGGCGGCGCGGTCTGCCTCTCCGGCGGGAAGGGGAGGGAAGCCCCCGCCCTGTGA
- the rd gene encoding rubredoxin: protein MKKYVCTVCGYVYDPAEGDPDSGVAPGTAFEDIPDDWVCPVCAVGKDMFEPEE from the coding sequence ATGAAAAAGTACGTGTGCACCGTGTGCGGCTATGTCTACGACCCCGCCGAGGGCGATCCCGATTCGGGAGTGGCCCCCGGAACAGCTTTTGAAGACATTCCCGATGATTGGGTCTGCCCGGTCTGCGCCGTGGGTAAGGATATGTTCGAACCCGAGGAATAA